One window from the genome of Ictidomys tridecemlineatus isolate mIctTri1 chromosome 12, mIctTri1.hap1, whole genome shotgun sequence encodes:
- the LOC144369009 gene encoding uncharacterized protein LOC144369009 isoform X3, whose product MVRFGEQSLRPCSPRPSARRQRPLASVAVPWRRSPALGPPPPAARRPRGAQRVRARPRGAPCRPARRRRWGAWLKRAGPRGRTSSGRGAGLWPPPGATQRRWRRGGARSGAVAAKRESEKARLRPPGRRGRGRRPRHERYESRGARLCLQPEPGAEESALTADLDDCHSGGRESAHSPQGQGARSRAPPPTGAAQVARELRLSARSADGRGPEAGKRRAREARGARAPWSAGRGDARRRRRAEEARGDPGAPPPAPTAPSAEPPAPLGRLPRASASPRARPRLLEPVPTQPTRPGSRHPPYPPLEQEPEPLASPGSSSPPRLAVALLAAGVCAQPGRLCRGAWVSPVPIPGLVPVPTLERLERGRRLRLDRWRRRMVLPR is encoded by the coding sequence ATGGTCAGGTTCGGGGAGCAGAGCCTCAGACCTTGCTCGCCCCGGCCGTCTGCGCGGCGCCAGCGCCCGCTCGCTTCAGTCGCGGTCCCGTGGCGCCGGTCTCCGGCTCTCGGtccgccgccgcccgccgcccgccggcCGCGGGGCGCACAGCGAGTCAGAGCGCGGCCGCGCGGGGCTCCATGCCGGCCGGCGCGCCGCCGCCGTTGGGGCGCATGGCTCAAGCGGGCCGGCCCGCGGGGACGCACATCCTCTGGCCGGGGCGCGGGGCTGTGGCCCCCTCCAGGGGCGACACAGCGAAGGTGGCGGCGAGGCGGGGCGCGTTCCGGTGCTGTAGCTGCGAAGCGAGAGTCTGAAAAGGCGCGGCTTCGCCCTCCCGGGCGGCGGGGAAGAGGCCGGCGGCCCCGCCACGAGCGGTACGAGTCTCGCGGTGCGCGGCTTTGCCTCCAGCCGGAGCCCGGCGCCGAAGAGTCGGCGTTGACCGCTGATTTGGACGACTGTCACTCCGGCGGACGAGAGTCCGCTCACTCGCCTCAGGGTCAGGGGGCTCGGTCCAGGGCTCCGCCGCCGACCGGCGCTGCTCAAGTTGCTCGGGAGCTCCGTCTGAGCGCTCGCTCTGCAGACGGCCGCGGCCCGGAGGCTGGCAAGAGGCGGGCAAGGGAGGCGCGCGGAGCGAGGGCGCCGTGGAGCGCGGGGCGTGGGGACGCGCGGCGGCGGCGCCGCGCGGAGGAGGCGCGCGGGGATCCCGGGGCCCCGCCGCCCGCGCCCACCGCGCCCTCCGCAGAGCCGCCAGCGCCGCTCGGCCGCCTCCCTCGCGCGTCTGCCTCTCCGCGCGCTCGCCCCCGCCTCCTCGAGCCGGTCCCAACTCAGCCCACCCGGCCGGGCTCACGTCACCCGCCTTACCCGCCCCTCGAACAGGAGCCCGAGCCCCTGGCCAGCCCCGGCTCTAGTTCACCACCACGCCTCGCTGTAGCGCTGCTCGCCGCGGGGGTCTGTGCCCAGCCTGGGCGACTCTGCCGGGGGGCCTGGGTCTCCCCCGTTCCCATTCCCGGCCTTGTCCCGGTCCCCACCTTGGAAAGGCTCGAGAGAGGCCGCAGGCTCCGATTGGACCGCTGGCGACGCCGGATGGTGTTGCCACGGTAA